One Mesorhizobium sp. L-2-11 genomic region harbors:
- a CDS encoding heme ABC transporter ATP-binding protein codes for MIEARNVSVAIGGKGIVANVDFDMRPGEIAAIVGPNGSGKTTFLRALSGDLAYSGEVTINGRDLSVMKPVEAAMLRAVLPQATTLSFPFTVREIVRLGLLGGRSGALPGEDERLPERALARVDLDGFAGRFYQELSGGEQQRVQLARVLCQVWAPVLDGKPRYLFLDEPVSSLDIKHQLIIMNIARDFARRGGGVVAILHDLNLTAMYADRIFVMHRGRLAATGSPQDVLSDELIEKVFDCRLRVGVLPAGDMPFVLPQSAA; via the coding sequence ATGATCGAAGCACGAAATGTCTCGGTGGCGATCGGCGGCAAGGGCATCGTCGCCAATGTCGATTTCGACATGCGGCCCGGCGAAATCGCCGCCATCGTCGGCCCCAACGGTTCGGGCAAGACGACCTTCCTGAGGGCGCTGTCCGGCGATCTTGCCTATTCGGGAGAAGTCACCATCAATGGCCGCGACCTGTCGGTGATGAAGCCGGTCGAGGCAGCCATGCTGCGCGCCGTGCTGCCGCAGGCGACGACGTTGTCGTTTCCGTTCACGGTGCGCGAGATCGTCAGGCTCGGCCTGCTCGGCGGGCGCTCGGGCGCGCTGCCTGGCGAGGACGAGCGCCTGCCCGAGCGGGCGCTGGCGCGCGTCGATCTCGACGGCTTTGCCGGCCGTTTCTACCAGGAGCTTTCGGGCGGCGAGCAGCAGCGCGTGCAATTGGCCCGTGTGCTCTGCCAGGTCTGGGCGCCGGTCCTCGACGGCAAACCGCGCTATCTCTTTCTCGACGAGCCGGTTTCCAGCCTCGACATCAAGCACCAATTGATCATCATGAACATCGCCCGCGATTTCGCCAGACGGGGCGGCGGCGTCGTCGCGATCCTGCACGACCTCAATTTGACGGCGATGTATGCCGACCGGATCTTTGTCATGCATCGCGGCAGGCTTGCCGCCACCGGCTCACCGCAGGACGTGCTGAGCGACGAACTGATCGAAAAAGTGTTCGATTGCCGGCTGCGGGTCGGCGTGCTGCCGGCCGGAGACATGCCGTTCGTGCTACCGCAGTCAGCGGCGTAA
- the rirA gene encoding iron-responsive transcriptional regulator RirA produces the protein MRLTRQTNYAMRILMYCAANTDRLSRIPEIAAAYSVSELFLFKILQPLVEHGLVETVRGRNGGVRLGRPAESITLFDVVRVTEESFAMAECFENDAAECPLVDSCALNSALREALNAFFAVLERYTIADMVAARPNVRHLLGIDMLQRAPAA, from the coding sequence ATGCGGCTGACACGCCAGACCAACTACGCCATGCGCATTCTGATGTATTGCGCCGCCAATACCGACCGGCTGAGCCGCATCCCGGAGATCGCTGCCGCCTACTCGGTGTCCGAGCTCTTTCTTTTCAAGATCCTGCAGCCTTTGGTCGAGCATGGTCTGGTCGAGACGGTGCGCGGCAGGAACGGTGGCGTCAGGCTCGGCCGCCCGGCCGAATCGATCACCTTGTTCGACGTCGTGCGGGTGACCGAAGAGAGCTTTGCCATGGCCGAATGCTTCGAGAACGACGCCGCCGAATGTCCGCTGGTCGACAGTTGCGCACTGAATTCAGCGCTGCGCGAGGCACTCAACGCCTTCTTCGCCGTGCTCGAGCGCTATACCATCGCCGACATGGTAGCGGCGCGCCCGAATGTGCGGCACCTGCTCGGCATCGACATGCTGCAAAGAGCGCCGGCCGCCTGA
- a CDS encoding DUF445 domain-containing protein, whose translation MSQSAPALASARFDADAEAKLSALRRTKFVATAALALCVLVFAAAKSFEGRYPWLGFVAAFAEAATIGGLADWYAVVALFRRPLGLPIPHTAIIPDNQNRIADNLGRFIEVNFLAPEPVREKLAEVDFSALVADWLVDPNRAADLSHFVGRLVPQTLAAVERSGLRGFVTSRMLEQIEKVPLAPLAAELLSALTDDRRHQRLFDEFTRVVGRFLSDEQALATMREKIREELPSLFNMFRADAYLLKKIVASAGSLLDEVRADPNHPMRAEFDRFVLTFVERLRTSRQYARRAEKLKRDFLARPELKALAGDMWESLRVVIEQDAKAPNSMIRAHLANMFVEVGRHLAGDAQIRADMNQGFIVALSSFVESQKSGVSKFIADQVKRWDLAQLTRLIEMNIGRDLQYIRFNGMVIGGLAGVVLHTLERLFLVD comes from the coding sequence ATGTCACAATCAGCACCGGCTTTGGCATCCGCCCGGTTCGATGCCGATGCGGAGGCCAAGCTTTCGGCGCTTCGGCGCACAAAGTTCGTCGCCACCGCAGCGCTCGCGCTCTGCGTCCTCGTCTTTGCGGCGGCCAAGTCGTTCGAGGGCCGCTATCCGTGGCTGGGGTTCGTCGCCGCTTTCGCCGAGGCGGCGACGATCGGCGGGCTGGCCGACTGGTATGCGGTGGTGGCGCTGTTCAGGCGGCCGCTCGGCCTGCCGATCCCGCACACCGCGATCATACCGGATAACCAGAACCGCATCGCCGACAATCTCGGCCGCTTCATCGAGGTCAATTTCCTGGCGCCCGAGCCGGTGCGCGAAAAGCTCGCCGAGGTCGATTTTTCCGCGCTCGTCGCCGACTGGCTGGTCGACCCCAACCGCGCCGCCGATCTGTCGCATTTCGTCGGCCGGCTGGTGCCGCAGACGCTGGCGGCGGTCGAGCGGTCCGGCCTGCGCGGCTTCGTCACCAGTCGCATGCTGGAGCAGATCGAAAAGGTGCCGCTGGCGCCGCTCGCCGCCGAGCTGCTGTCGGCTCTGACCGACGACCGCCGCCACCAAAGGCTGTTTGACGAATTCACCAGGGTCGTCGGCCGCTTCCTGAGCGACGAGCAGGCGCTGGCGACGATGCGCGAGAAGATCCGCGAGGAACTGCCGTCGCTGTTCAACATGTTTCGCGCCGACGCCTATCTGCTGAAGAAGATCGTCGCTTCCGCCGGTTCGCTGCTCGACGAGGTGAGGGCCGATCCCAATCACCCGATGCGCGCCGAGTTCGACCGTTTTGTCCTGACCTTCGTCGAGCGGCTGAGAACGTCCAGGCAATATGCCAGGCGCGCCGAGAAACTGAAGCGCGATTTCCTCGCCCGGCCGGAGCTGAAGGCGCTTGCCGGCGACATGTGGGAAAGCCTCAGAGTGGTCATCGAGCAGGACGCCAAGGCGCCGAATTCAATGATCCGCGCCCATCTCGCCAACATGTTCGTCGAGGTCGGCCGCCATCTTGCCGGCGACGCGCAGATCAGGGCCGACATGAACCAGGGGTTCATCGTGGCGCTGTCTTCGTTCGTCGAAAGCCAGAAGAGCGGCGTCTCGAAATTCATCGCCGACCAGGTCAAGCGCTGGGACCTGGCCCAACTCACCAGGCTGATCGAGATGAACATCGGCAGGGACCTGCAATACATTCGCTTTAACGGCATGGTCATCGGCGGCCTGGCCGGCGTCGTGCTCCATACCCTGGAACGGCTGTTCCTAGTCGACTGA
- a CDS encoding phasin family protein yields the protein MAKQPESDTFMDIFGRFGRDLKLPNVDVEAILSHHRKNLEALEKSARASAAGASSLLSRQREMLQDTLHEIADMVQDYRAPGDPQELMAKQAAFARKSFETALKNAGEVAELARKSGTESVEILRERIKEAMAEIRSGYDKK from the coding sequence GTGGCAAAGCAACCGGAATCCGACACATTCATGGACATTTTCGGCAGGTTCGGCCGCGACTTGAAGCTGCCGAACGTCGATGTCGAGGCGATCCTCAGCCATCATCGAAAGAACCTCGAAGCACTGGAAAAGTCGGCCAGGGCAAGTGCTGCCGGAGCGTCGTCGCTGCTTTCGAGACAACGCGAGATGCTGCAGGACACGCTGCACGAGATCGCCGACATGGTGCAGGACTACAGGGCTCCGGGCGATCCTCAGGAACTGATGGCCAAGCAAGCGGCGTTCGCCAGGAAATCCTTCGAAACCGCATTGAAGAATGCCGGCGAGGTGGCCGAGCTGGCCAGGAAGTCCGGCACCGAATCGGTCGAGATCCTGCGCGAGCGCATCAAGGAGGCGATGGCGGAAATCCGCAGCGGCTACGACAAGAAGTAG
- a CDS encoding MaoC family dehydratase: MTQIRLRPPPTYEQLRTMTGQELGVSDWTTVDQSRIDQFAECTGDRQWIHVDPERAKRQSPFRATIAHGYLTLSIIGALALDMGIVPDNTQAVFNYGFDKVRFLAPVRAGARIRLRITLMSMEDKGPGQYLMKAANIVEIEGEKKPALTAETLVMLYERRRRRAGA, translated from the coding sequence ATGACGCAAATACGGCTGAGGCCGCCGCCGACCTACGAACAGCTCAGGACGATGACAGGGCAGGAGCTTGGCGTGTCGGACTGGACGACGGTCGACCAGAGCCGCATCGACCAGTTTGCCGAATGCACCGGCGACCGCCAATGGATCCATGTCGATCCAGAGCGGGCGAAGCGGCAGAGCCCGTTCCGCGCCACCATCGCGCATGGCTATCTGACGCTGTCGATCATCGGCGCGCTGGCGCTCGACATGGGCATCGTGCCGGACAACACGCAAGCCGTCTTCAACTATGGCTTCGACAAGGTGCGGTTCCTGGCGCCGGTCAGGGCCGGTGCGCGCATCAGGCTGCGCATCACGCTGATGTCCATGGAGGACAAAGGCCCCGGCCAGTATCTGATGAAGGCCGCCAACATCGTCGAGATCGAAGGTGAGAAGAAGCCGGCGCTGACCGCCGAAACACTGGTCATGCTCTATGAGCGGCGGCGCAGGCGGGCAGGGGCGTGA
- a CDS encoding aminotransferase-like domain-containing protein: MDEQATASAGSGTLVESVMATIRHRIAARSLTPGTRLPSIRAFAKTMQVSKSTVVEAYERLAAEGIIRSRPGSGFYAAGPLAPLSLAEIGPRLDRAVDPLWVSRQSLEAGDSVLKPGCGWLPASWLPEAGLRRALRTMARGEDVTLTDYGTPLGLPPLRYLLARRMAEHGIEASPAQIMLTESGTQAIDLLCRFLLEPGDTVLVDDPCYFNFHALLRAHRAKVVGVPYTPSGPDIELFAQALIAHRPRLYITNSALHNPTGAILSPVVAHRLLKLADQSDLTIIEDDIFADFEHTPAPRLAAFDGLGRVVHIGSFSKTLSASVRCGFIAAPRDWMEGLTDLKIATSFGSGRLASELVQTLLKDGSYRKHVDLLRMRLSRAMAETSSRLKAIGIVPWIDQPSGMFLWCSLPEGVDAADIARRALAANVVLAPGNAFSLSQTASRFLRFNVAQSEDERIFRTLEEAMSR; this comes from the coding sequence ATGGACGAGCAGGCGACGGCGAGTGCCGGCAGCGGGACGCTTGTCGAAAGCGTCATGGCGACGATCAGGCACCGGATCGCGGCACGCAGCCTGACACCGGGAACACGACTGCCTTCGATCCGGGCTTTCGCGAAAACCATGCAGGTTTCCAAATCCACCGTGGTCGAAGCCTATGAGCGGCTTGCGGCGGAAGGCATCATCCGCTCGCGTCCAGGCTCGGGTTTTTATGCCGCCGGACCGCTGGCTCCCTTGTCGCTGGCCGAGATCGGCCCCAGGCTCGACCGTGCCGTCGATCCGCTCTGGGTTTCGCGCCAGTCGCTGGAAGCCGGCGACAGCGTGCTCAAACCCGGCTGCGGCTGGCTGCCGGCATCATGGCTGCCGGAGGCTGGATTGCGCCGGGCGCTGCGGACAATGGCACGCGGCGAAGATGTCACGCTGACCGACTACGGCACCCCGCTCGGGCTGCCGCCGCTGCGTTATCTGCTCGCCCGGCGCATGGCAGAGCACGGCATCGAGGCCTCTCCCGCCCAGATCATGCTGACGGAATCGGGGACCCAGGCCATCGACCTCCTGTGCCGGTTCCTGCTCGAGCCGGGCGACACGGTGCTGGTGGACGATCCCTGCTATTTCAACTTCCATGCCCTGCTGCGCGCTCACCGGGCCAAGGTGGTCGGCGTTCCCTACACGCCGTCGGGGCCGGATATCGAGCTGTTCGCGCAGGCGCTGATCGCGCACCGGCCGCGCCTCTACATCACCAATTCCGCGCTTCACAATCCAACGGGTGCAATTCTGTCGCCGGTCGTCGCCCACCGATTGCTCAAGCTCGCCGACCAATCCGATCTGACGATCATCGAAGACGATATCTTTGCCGACTTCGAACACACGCCGGCGCCCAGGCTGGCGGCGTTCGACGGTCTTGGTCGCGTCGTCCATATCGGCAGCTTCTCCAAGACGCTTTCGGCGTCGGTGCGCTGCGGTTTCATCGCAGCTCCGCGCGACTGGATGGAAGGGCTAACCGACCTCAAGATCGCCACATCCTTCGGCAGCGGCAGGCTTGCCTCCGAACTGGTGCAGACGCTGCTGAAGGACGGCAGCTATCGCAAGCACGTCGATTTGCTGCGCATGCGGCTTTCACGCGCCATGGCTGAGACAAGCAGCCGCCTGAAGGCGATCGGCATCGTGCCGTGGATCGACCAGCCGAGCGGCATGTTCTTGTGGTGCAGCCTGCCGGAAGGCGTCGATGCAGCTGATATAGCCCGCCGCGCCTTGGCGGCCAATGTCGTGCTGGCGCCCGGCAATGCGTTCAGCCTGTCCCAGACAGCCAGCCGTTTCCTGCGCTTCAACGTCGCGCAGTCGGAGGATGAGAGAATTTTCAGGACGCTCGAAGAGGCGATGTCGCGTTGA